The following coding sequences lie in one Spinacia oleracea cultivar Varoflay chromosome 1, BTI_SOV_V1, whole genome shotgun sequence genomic window:
- the LOC110785512 gene encoding uncharacterized protein translates to MRTLCPNFDREDGLETVLEVPIPEEMFPSAKNKWPNMKSWMKPNPGRTPATLPFADRNSQIQLLLGVIGAPLIPLPIPSDHKVTKCIKDHPIESSMAKYIIHQYIAAMGGEHALNSIDSMYAMGKVKMTASEFSAGENLSVNNPKADNKVVKVKGLKNGGEVGGFVLWQKKPDLWCLELVVSGTKISAGSDGKVAWRQTPWHNSHASRGPPRPLRRSLQGLDPRMTANLFTNAICIGEKVVNDEDCFVLKLEANPSTLEARSSSNVEIIRHTVWGYFSQRTGLLVQLEDSHLLRIKTSKSDSIFWETTMESLIQDYQTIDGVNIAHSGKTSVSLFRYGENSENHSRTRMEEIWTIEEVDFNIKGLSMDCFLPPSDLKKEDDGFTAVVPNSIKPTTTKTQNAAKAANTKMSTAKVAAVDDHHTENLDGSERM, encoded by the exons ATGAGGACGCTTTGCCCTAATTTTGACAGGGAAGATGGACTTGAGACAGTGCTTGAAGTTCCTATTCCTGAAGAGATGTTCCCTTCTGCCAAGAATAAATGGCCCAATATGAAATCTTGGATGAAACCTAACCCTGGTAGAACTCCTGCTACTTTGCCTTTTGCTGATCGTAACTCTCAAATTCAGCTTCTTCTTGGTGTAATTGGTGCTCCGTTGATTCCTCTACCGATTCCGTCCGATCACAAGGTTACCAAATGCATCAAAGATCACCCAATT GAATCTTCGATGGCGAAATACATTATTCATCAGTACATTGCAGCGATGGGAGGGGAGCACGCATTGAACTCGATCGACAGCATGTATGCTATGGGAAAGGTGAAGATGACGGCATCAGAATTCAGTGCTGGTGAGAATTTGTCTGTGAATAACCCAAAAGCGGATAATAAAGTAGTGAAGGTTAAAGGACTGAAGAATGGGGGTGAAGTAGGAGGGTTTGTTTTGTGGCAAAAGAAGCCAGATTTGTGGTGTTTGGAGCTGGTTGTTTCTGGTACTAAGATTAGTGCTGGCAGTGATGGGAAAGTTGCTTGGAGGCAGACACCTTGGCACAACTCACACGCCTCCCGAGGCCCGCCACGACCTCTCCGGCGTTCATTGCAG ggTCTTGATCCGAGGATGACAGCAAACCTGTTCACAAATGCAATCTGCATTGGCGAGAAAGTAGTAAACGATGAAGATTGCTTCGTGCTAAAGCTAGAAGCCAATCCATCAACACTTGAAGCAAGGAGCAGCAGTAATGTAGAGATAATCCGTCACACAGTTTGGGGATACTTCAGCCAAAGGACAGGACTTCTAGTCCAGCTAGAGGACAGTCATCTTCTAAGAATAAAAACTTCAAAGAGTGATAGCATTTTCTGGGAGACTACCATGGAGTCTCTTATCCAAGACTACCAAACAATAGATGGTGTTAACATAGCACATTCTGGTAAAACTTCAGTCTCACTGTTTAGATATGGTGAGAACTCAGAGAATCATTCAAGAACACGTATGGAGGAGATTTGGACAATTGAAGAAGTGGACTTCAACATTAAAGGATTGTCCATGGATTGTTTCTTACCCCCTTCTGATCTAAAGAAAGAGGACGATGGATTCACTGCCGTTGTCCCAAACAGCATAAAACCAACAACAACTAAAACGCAAAATGCTGCAAAGGCTGCAAACACGAAAATGAGCACTGCTAAGGTTGCTGCTGTTGATGATCATCATACAGAGAATCTGGATGGGAGTGAAAGGATGTAA
- the LOC110785511 gene encoding 17.8 kDa class I heat shock protein encodes MSLIPSFFGNRRSNVFDPFSLDIFDPFQGFPFNTPSQSLSSTGGDTAAFVNTRIDWKETPEAHVFKADLPGLKKEEVKVEVEDGKVLQISGERNREQEEKNDKWHRVERSSGKFLRRFRLPENAKMEEIKANMENGVLTVTVPKMEEKKPEVKSIDISSAA; translated from the coding sequence ATGTCGCTAATTCCAAGCTTTTTCGGAAACCGACGAAGCAACGTCTTCGACCCATTCTCACTTGATATATTTGATCCCTTTCAAGGATTTCCCTTCAACACCCCTTCTCAGTCTCTCTCCTCCACCGGTGGAGACACCGCTGCGTTTGTGAACACTCGAATTGACTGGAAAGAGACCCCGGAGGCCCATGTTTTCAAGGCGGATTTACCTGGGTTGAAGAAAGAGGAGGTAAAGGTTGAGGTTGAAGATGGAAAGGTGCTTCAGATCAGCGGGGAGAGAAACAGAGAGCAGGAGGAGAAGAATGACAAGTGGCACCGTGTTGAGAGGAGTTCTGGAAAGTTCTTAAGGAGGTTCAGGCTGCCGGAAAATGCAAAGATGGAGGAGATTAAGGCGAATATGGAGAATGGTGTTCTTACTGTCACTGTGCCTAAAATGGAGGAGAAGAAGCCTGAGGTCAAGTCCATTGATATCTCTTCTGCTGCCTAA